The Saccharomonospora cyanea NA-134 genome includes a region encoding these proteins:
- a CDS encoding glycoside hydrolase family 28 protein — protein MAVPLTRLLTATLVVAALTTSAHPGFATAEPAPPPPPAPTAQGWELADEIRSTVKPPRIPQRRFTVTDHGADPTGHRDSTHAIAAAIATAARKGGGKVVVPPGEYHTGAIHLRSNIELHISRGATLRFSQDPADYLPMVHTRWEGIELYNYSPFVYAHGVHDVAITGGGVLDGQANPQHWWPWKTEPDGRGGVIETEHRDALHAMAERGVPVEQRRFTDSKLRPNFVQFYRSSDILVSGVTLTNSPMWMIHPVLSENVIVDGVTLDSPDGPNSDGVNPESSRNVVIRNSSFDNGDDCIAIKSGRNADGRRIGVPSENIVIHDNRMFDGHGGVVIGSEMSGDVRNVFAERNVMDSPRLDRALRIKTNSVRGGTVEGVYFRDNDIPEVADAVIRVNFHYEEGDTGDFTPTVRGLHIENVHSVGGEFALYLRGYERSPVTDVTIRDSTFSEVTTPMLLEHVRGLALENVTINGTPYDETIDHGARSHR, from the coding sequence ATGGCCGTTCCGCTCACCCGCCTCCTCACCGCCACCCTCGTCGTGGCGGCCCTCACCACCTCTGCCCACCCCGGATTCGCGACCGCCGAACCGGCACCGCCACCACCCCCGGCTCCCACCGCCCAAGGCTGGGAACTGGCCGACGAGATCCGCAGCACCGTCAAACCACCCCGCATCCCGCAACGCCGGTTCACCGTCACCGACCACGGCGCCGACCCCACCGGGCACCGCGACAGCACCCACGCCATCGCCGCCGCGATCGCCACCGCGGCACGCAAGGGCGGCGGCAAGGTCGTCGTGCCACCGGGGGAGTACCACACCGGCGCCATCCACTTGCGCAGCAACATCGAACTGCACATCAGCCGCGGCGCCACCCTGCGCTTCAGCCAGGACCCGGCCGACTACCTGCCCATGGTCCACACCCGCTGGGAAGGCATCGAGCTCTACAACTACTCGCCGTTCGTCTACGCCCACGGCGTCCACGACGTCGCCATCACCGGCGGCGGCGTGCTCGACGGCCAGGCCAACCCACAGCACTGGTGGCCGTGGAAGACCGAGCCCGACGGGCGCGGCGGCGTCATCGAGACCGAACACCGCGACGCCCTGCACGCCATGGCCGAACGAGGCGTCCCCGTGGAACAGCGCCGCTTCACCGACAGCAAACTGCGGCCGAACTTCGTCCAGTTCTACCGCAGCTCCGACATCCTGGTCTCCGGGGTCACCCTCACCAACTCACCGATGTGGATGATCCACCCCGTGCTGTCGGAGAACGTCATCGTCGACGGCGTCACCCTCGACAGCCCCGACGGCCCCAACAGCGACGGCGTCAACCCCGAGTCCAGCCGCAACGTCGTCATCCGCAACTCCAGTTTCGACAACGGCGACGACTGCATCGCCATCAAGTCGGGCCGCAACGCCGACGGCCGCCGCATCGGGGTGCCCAGCGAGAACATCGTCATCCACGACAACCGCATGTTCGACGGCCACGGCGGCGTGGTCATCGGCAGCGAGATGTCCGGCGACGTGCGCAACGTCTTCGCCGAGCGCAACGTCATGGACAGCCCCCGCCTCGACCGGGCCCTGCGCATCAAGACCAACTCCGTGCGCGGCGGCACCGTCGAGGGCGTCTACTTCCGCGACAACGACATCCCCGAAGTGGCCGACGCCGTCATCCGGGTCAACTTCCACTACGAGGAAGGCGACACCGGCGACTTCACCCCCACCGTGCGCGGCCTCCACATCGAAAACGTCCACAGTGTCGGTGGCGAGTTCGCCCTCTACCTGCGCGGCTACGAACGCTCACCGGTCACCGACGTCACCATCCGCGACTCGACGTTCTCCGAGGTCACCACACCCATGCTGCTGGAACACGTCCGCGGCCTGGCCCTGGAGAACGTCACGATCAACGGCACCCCCTACGACGAGACCATCGACCACGGCGCGAGGAGCCACCGATGA
- a CDS encoding GYD domain-containing protein, protein MTTAIGFLKWTDEGARTYRETVQRYEATTKLAERLGVTISHIYWTPGGPYDIVCVIEAPDTEKLAAFTLESQTRGTLRVKWANAYGPDQMRDLLSNA, encoded by the coding sequence ATGACCACTGCCATCGGCTTCTTGAAGTGGACCGACGAGGGCGCACGAACGTACCGGGAAACGGTGCAACGGTACGAGGCCACCACCAAACTCGCCGAACGCCTGGGCGTCACGATCTCCCACATCTACTGGACCCCCGGCGGCCCCTACGACATCGTCTGCGTCATCGAAGCACCGGACACGGAGAAACTCGCGGCCTTCACGCTGGAAAGCCAGACCCGAGGAACACTGCGAGTGAAGTGGGCGAACGCCTACGGTCCCGACCAGATGCGCGACCTGCTGTCCAACGCCTGA
- a CDS encoding type 1 glutamine amidotransferase family protein has protein sequence MGEAISDVAINLIAVFIVFLGRLLGFDLYARSVRLYRRTRVGLRRLTGGTTIVLYTDCDDELHTSRTLANHLETTVRADGRRVKVKVVRDGVDLGRCSFSPKAVLAILVLLTDVTQLDTDKRDRVRLQRRLINYVHNGGCLVLGHDVIYRRSRNEHLQRLAGCALDNFSRTRERVRYVRVDDGPRATTHNTLRTRAPETFSLTDNEVIVGEWNDDVEFLYVWDRDENTPLVTRRTVGKGTVFWVNSADSSGKGAPRSLARPEPAFVALLNLLVTTTR, from the coding sequence GTGGGCGAAGCAATATCGGATGTCGCGATCAACCTGATCGCCGTTTTCATCGTCTTCCTGGGCCGACTCCTGGGATTCGACCTGTATGCCAGGTCCGTTCGCCTGTACCGCCGCACCCGCGTGGGACTCCGCCGCCTGACCGGCGGCACCACCATCGTCCTCTACACCGACTGCGACGACGAGTTGCACACCTCTCGCACCCTGGCCAACCACCTCGAAACCACCGTTCGCGCCGACGGCCGGCGCGTGAAGGTCAAGGTCGTCCGCGACGGCGTGGACCTCGGCCGATGCTCGTTCTCCCCGAAAGCCGTGCTCGCCATTCTCGTGCTGCTGACCGATGTCACCCAACTCGACACGGACAAGCGCGACCGCGTCCGACTCCAACGCCGGCTCATCAACTACGTCCACAACGGTGGTTGCCTCGTTCTCGGCCACGACGTCATCTACCGCCGCTCCAGGAACGAACATCTCCAACGACTCGCCGGATGCGCCCTCGACAACTTCTCCAGAACCCGCGAACGCGTTCGCTACGTGCGGGTCGACGACGGGCCGCGCGCCACCACCCACAACACGTTGCGAACCCGCGCGCCCGAAACGTTCTCACTCACCGACAACGAGGTGATCGTGGGTGAATGGAACGACGATGTCGAATTCCTCTACGTCTGGGACAGGGACGAGAACACTCCGCTGGTCACTCGACGCACCGTCGGGAAAGGCACCGTCTTCTGGGTCAACAGCGCGGACAGCAGCGGCAAAGGCGCCCCGCGGTCGCTCGCCCGCCCGGAACCAGCGTTCGTCGCACTGCTGAACCTCCTCGTCACGACCACACGCTGA
- a CDS encoding TetR/AcrR family transcriptional regulator — protein sequence MSSPQRSSRRSERSRRAILDAARELVVELGYAKVSIEAIATRAGVGKQTIYRWWPSKGAVVFEAVRALSENTDGELALPDTGDLEADLKLVLRATAAEFADPAFDALIRGLTTEVAHDPELAAAYAEHTARLEEAKRQRLRSGQRAGQLSPDADLDVALELLYAPLFHRWLLRTGPLTADYADTLVEAVLRAFPPPASVTAS from the coding sequence ATGTCGTCCCCTCAACGCTCGTCCCGTCGCAGTGAACGCTCCCGGCGCGCGATCCTCGACGCCGCCCGCGAACTCGTCGTCGAACTCGGCTACGCCAAGGTCAGCATCGAGGCCATCGCCACCCGCGCCGGAGTCGGCAAGCAGACGATCTACCGGTGGTGGCCCTCCAAGGGCGCGGTGGTGTTCGAGGCGGTGCGTGCCCTGAGCGAGAACACCGACGGTGAACTCGCCCTGCCCGACACCGGTGATCTGGAAGCCGACCTCAAACTCGTGCTGCGTGCCACCGCGGCCGAGTTCGCCGATCCCGCCTTCGACGCGCTGATCCGCGGCCTGACCACCGAGGTGGCGCACGATCCCGAGCTGGCCGCCGCCTACGCCGAGCACACCGCGCGACTGGAGGAGGCGAAGCGGCAGCGGTTGCGCAGCGGCCAGCGGGCCGGGCAGCTCTCCCCCGACGCCGACCTCGACGTCGCGCTGGAACTGCTCTACGCCCCGCTGTTCCACCGCTGGCTGCTGCGCACCGGCCCGTTGACCGCCGACTACGCCGACACTCTCGTGGAGGCGGTACTGCGCGCCTTCCCGCCTCCGGCGAGTGTCACCGCTTCCTGA
- a CDS encoding SDR family NAD(P)-dependent oxidoreductase: MTTSSATRVWFVTGASRGLGRAFTEAALSGGDRVVATARDVSPLDDLVAAHDGALVTLPLDVSDRAAVMSTLDKAASVFGGLDVVLNSAGQFHYGMIEETSEEQARAHLDTNFFGALWVSQAAVPHLRRRGGGRILQVSSMGSVGGHASVGLYAAGKAALESMTEALAMEVAQFGIAVTVLNAGGYDTELFTRGTTATEPDPVYADLRAELAAMWSEGAQDHPAQAAGVVRDIVAMPEPPRRVILGSTSFDLVRDISRQRQADLERWESLSRAAGRG, encoded by the coding sequence ATGACCACCTCTTCCGCCACCCGCGTCTGGTTCGTCACCGGCGCCTCCCGCGGACTCGGCCGCGCCTTCACCGAAGCCGCACTCTCAGGCGGTGACCGGGTCGTCGCCACCGCCCGCGACGTCAGCCCCCTCGACGATCTGGTCGCCGCCCACGACGGCGCGCTCGTGACACTTCCGCTCGACGTGTCCGACCGCGCCGCCGTCATGTCCACCCTGGACAAGGCCGCCAGCGTCTTCGGGGGACTCGACGTCGTGCTCAACAGTGCGGGCCAGTTCCACTACGGCATGATCGAGGAGACCAGCGAGGAGCAGGCCCGAGCGCACCTCGACACCAACTTCTTCGGAGCCCTCTGGGTGTCCCAGGCCGCCGTTCCCCACCTGCGTCGCCGGGGCGGGGGACGCATCCTGCAGGTCTCGTCGATGGGCTCGGTCGGCGGCCACGCCAGCGTCGGCCTCTACGCCGCGGGCAAGGCCGCCCTGGAGTCCATGACCGAAGCCCTGGCCATGGAGGTCGCCCAGTTCGGTATCGCCGTCACCGTCCTCAACGCGGGTGGCTACGACACCGAGTTGTTCACCCGCGGCACCACCGCCACCGAACCCGACCCCGTCTACGCCGACCTGCGCGCCGAACTCGCCGCGATGTGGAGCGAGGGCGCCCAGGACCACCCCGCCCAGGCGGCCGGCGTCGTCCGCGACATCGTGGCCATGCCCGAACCACCCCGGCGCGTGATCCTCGGCAGCACCTCGTTCGACCTCGTGCGCGACATCTCCCGGCAACGGCAGGCCGACCTCGAACGCTGGGAGTCGCTCAGCCGCGCCGCCGGGCGAGGGTGA
- a CDS encoding helix-turn-helix transcriptional regulator: MRADRLVAALLVLQARGRVTASELAEELEVSVATARRDLGALSSAGVPVYAQPGRGGGWSLVGGARTDLTGLTEGEAREVVWSVARAMSRGSVSPELRAALRKLVRALPEPMREQAWAASGSVVVDPAGWGRSEGARPEVLGVLRRAVVSRRVVRLVYGERREPRVVHPWGLVEKEDVWYLVAGTDAGRRTFRLDRVRDVEVLEAAAEHPEGLDLGRVWDEVVGEVERRRSPVGATVVVDPGLVWVLRRQFGRHCTVVDQEQARVRVAAHTSRSVAEQLAGWGALLEVVEPEAVRAELARIGGELVARYG; encoded by the coding sequence ATGCGTGCGGATCGGTTGGTGGCTGCCCTGTTGGTGTTGCAGGCGCGGGGTCGGGTGACGGCGTCGGAGTTGGCTGAGGAGTTGGAGGTGTCGGTGGCGACGGCGCGGCGGGATCTGGGGGCGTTGTCGTCGGCGGGGGTTCCGGTGTATGCGCAGCCGGGGCGTGGTGGGGGTTGGTCGCTGGTGGGTGGGGCGCGCACGGATCTGACCGGGTTGACGGAGGGTGAGGCGCGCGAGGTGGTGTGGTCGGTGGCGCGGGCGATGTCGCGGGGGTCGGTGTCACCGGAGTTGCGGGCCGCGTTGCGGAAGTTGGTTCGGGCGTTGCCGGAGCCGATGCGGGAGCAGGCGTGGGCGGCGTCGGGCTCGGTGGTGGTGGATCCGGCGGGGTGGGGGCGGTCCGAGGGGGCTCGGCCGGAGGTGTTGGGGGTGTTGCGGCGGGCGGTGGTGTCACGGCGGGTGGTGCGGTTGGTCTACGGCGAGCGGCGGGAGCCGCGGGTGGTGCATCCGTGGGGGCTCGTGGAGAAGGAGGACGTCTGGTACCTGGTGGCGGGCACGGACGCGGGGCGGCGGACGTTCCGGCTGGATCGGGTGCGGGATGTGGAGGTGTTGGAGGCGGCGGCCGAGCATCCCGAGGGGCTGGATCTGGGGCGGGTGTGGGACGAGGTGGTCGGGGAGGTGGAGCGGCGGCGTTCTCCGGTCGGGGCGACGGTGGTGGTGGATCCGGGGTTGGTGTGGGTGTTGCGCAGGCAGTTCGGTCGGCACTGCACGGTGGTGGACCAGGAACAGGCGCGGGTGCGGGTGGCGGCGCACACGTCGCGGTCGGTGGCCGAGCAGCTCGCGGGGTGGGGCGCGCTGCTGGAGGTGGTGGAGCCGGAGGCGGTGCGGGCGGAGCTTGCCCGCATCGGTGGTGAGCTCGTGGCGCGGTACGGGTGA
- a CDS encoding FmdB family zinc ribbon protein has translation MVTYSYRCRECGDFDVRAPMGEAAPRRSCPRCGASAARRFTVPLVRRGDPAVWRAVESTERSAEQPDVVSGPPPVSGAARVSRDPRHARLPRP, from the coding sequence ATGGTGACCTACTCGTATCGGTGTCGGGAGTGCGGGGACTTCGATGTGCGGGCTCCGATGGGTGAGGCCGCACCTCGGCGTTCGTGTCCTCGGTGTGGGGCTTCGGCCGCGCGCCGGTTCACCGTTCCGTTGGTGCGTCGTGGTGATCCCGCCGTGTGGCGGGCGGTGGAGAGCACCGAGCGGAGTGCTGAGCAGCCTGACGTGGTGTCGGGGCCTCCGCCGGTGTCCGGGGCGGCGCGGGTGAGTCGGGATCCTCGGCACGCGCGGCTGCCTCGACCGTGA
- a CDS encoding VOC family protein, translating into MLRGLSTVVFQADDLDAAREWYTDVLGVEPYFVRPLQGPTAYLEYRLGDLQHELGIIARAHAPHPAPPHPAGAVTYWHVDNVRKTYDTLLAKGATEHEAPVDREAGFVTASVTDPFGNILGLMHSPHYLSMLP; encoded by the coding sequence ATGCTGCGAGGACTGTCCACCGTCGTCTTCCAGGCCGACGACCTCGACGCCGCCCGCGAGTGGTACACCGACGTACTCGGCGTCGAGCCCTACTTCGTCCGACCGCTACAGGGCCCCACCGCCTACCTCGAATACCGGCTCGGCGACCTCCAGCACGAGCTCGGCATCATCGCCCGCGCCCACGCACCCCACCCCGCACCACCACACCCGGCAGGCGCCGTCACCTACTGGCACGTCGACAACGTGCGGAAGACCTACGACACCCTGCTCGCCAAAGGCGCCACCGAACACGAAGCCCCCGTCGACCGCGAAGCGGGCTTCGTCACCGCCTCGGTCACCGACCCCTTCGGCAACATCCTCGGCCTCATGCACAGCCCCCACTACCTGAGCATGCTGCCCTGA
- a CDS encoding glycerophosphodiester phosphodiesterase family protein, giving the protein MHRAGADWLRTTPIAHRGLHDDRRPENSMPAFEAALRSGYGVELDIHPSADNRLVVMHDDDLARMTGTNAKVAALDATEVSRLTLLGTDATVPLLDDVLDLVDGRVPVLVEIKPGTRAHQIGPAVAKLLRTYRGPVAVQSFDPRIVDWFRRERPSVLRGQLAGALTDHSLPRAQKALLRSMAANVVTRPDFLAFDVDSMPSAWVSVWRRTLRVPLLLWTVRTTRQHHRAFRYGANVIFENMRPPIRS; this is encoded by the coding sequence GTGCACAGAGCAGGCGCCGACTGGTTGAGAACCACACCGATCGCCCACCGCGGTCTACACGACGACCGGCGACCGGAGAACAGCATGCCCGCCTTCGAAGCGGCCCTCCGGTCCGGTTACGGCGTCGAACTGGACATCCACCCGTCCGCCGACAACCGACTCGTCGTCATGCACGACGACGACCTCGCACGCATGACGGGAACGAACGCGAAAGTCGCCGCGCTCGACGCCACCGAGGTCTCCCGCCTGACGCTTCTCGGCACCGACGCCACCGTCCCGCTGCTCGACGACGTACTCGACCTCGTCGACGGGCGAGTCCCCGTCCTCGTCGAGATCAAACCCGGCACCCGCGCACACCAGATCGGACCCGCGGTCGCGAAGCTGCTGCGCACCTACCGCGGCCCGGTGGCGGTCCAGTCCTTCGACCCGCGCATCGTCGACTGGTTCCGCCGGGAACGACCGAGCGTGCTCCGCGGGCAGCTCGCCGGAGCACTCACCGACCACTCCCTGCCACGAGCGCAGAAAGCGTTGTTGCGCTCGATGGCGGCCAACGTCGTCACCCGCCCCGACTTCCTGGCCTTCGACGTCGACTCGATGCCCAGCGCGTGGGTGTCGGTGTGGCGTCGAACGCTGCGTGTCCCGCTCCTGCTGTGGACCGTGCGCACAACGCGGCAACATCACCGCGCGTTCCGGTACGGTGCCAACGTGATTTTCGAAAACATGCGCCCGCCCATACGGTCGTAG
- a CDS encoding LacI family DNA-binding transcriptional regulator → MGRPQRTRTVTIRDVARAAGVSPATVSRVMNGQAKVAAELAQRVQRVAGSLGYRPSALAQGLATGRTGLVAILVPDLGNPMFQSVLRGISRAANAQGYRVVVGDSHETPGEEPVLARETRLRTDGLVLCSPRVADDELCELVDGLRPLVLVNRQVAGLDVPTVWVDYAAGARAVVAHLVGLGHRHVAYLAGPTASVSNRQRLDTLRACVGERFRLSVLECGSMHDDGYEAAERALATGATALIGYNDLVALGALAWLQSAGVAVPGRMSVVGFDDIPFARYTNPALTTVAVPQEELGLQAWARLSAPLHGLPSPGDVCFTPRLEVRASTGPVCG, encoded by the coding sequence ATGGGCAGACCACAGCGGACGCGGACGGTGACGATCCGGGACGTCGCCCGGGCGGCCGGGGTCTCCCCTGCCACCGTGTCACGCGTGATGAACGGGCAGGCCAAGGTGGCCGCCGAACTCGCCCAGCGGGTCCAGCGGGTGGCCGGATCCCTCGGCTACCGGCCGAGCGCGCTCGCGCAGGGCCTGGCCACCGGCCGCACCGGTCTGGTCGCCATCCTCGTGCCCGATCTGGGCAACCCGATGTTCCAGTCGGTGTTGCGCGGCATCAGCCGGGCCGCGAACGCGCAAGGGTACCGGGTCGTGGTCGGCGACAGCCACGAGACTCCCGGGGAGGAGCCGGTGCTGGCACGAGAGACCCGGTTGCGCACCGACGGGCTGGTGTTGTGCTCGCCACGCGTGGCCGACGACGAGTTGTGTGAGCTGGTCGACGGGTTGCGACCCCTGGTGCTGGTGAACCGTCAGGTGGCTGGCCTGGACGTTCCGACGGTGTGGGTGGACTACGCGGCGGGGGCGCGTGCGGTGGTGGCGCACCTGGTGGGGCTCGGACATCGGCACGTGGCGTACCTGGCGGGGCCGACGGCCAGTGTGTCCAACCGGCAGCGGTTGGACACACTGCGGGCCTGCGTGGGTGAGCGGTTCCGGTTGAGCGTGCTGGAGTGCGGGTCGATGCACGACGACGGGTACGAGGCGGCGGAGCGGGCGCTGGCCACGGGTGCCACGGCGCTCATCGGCTACAACGATCTCGTGGCGCTGGGGGCGCTGGCGTGGTTGCAGTCCGCCGGGGTGGCGGTGCCCGGGCGGATGAGCGTGGTCGGGTTCGACGACATCCCGTTCGCGAGGTACACCAATCCGGCGTTGACGACGGTCGCGGTGCCGCAGGAGGAGTTGGGCCTGCAGGCGTGGGCGCGGCTGTCGGCGCCGTTGCACGGGCTGCCGTCGCCTGGCGACGTGTGTTTCACGCCCCGGTTGGAGGTGCGGGCGAGCACCGGTCCGGTCTGCGGGTGA
- a CDS encoding imine reductase family protein, with translation MPEPTFAPYATETFDTMSYFLRGVAEQLERGEYPGDGASATVMGATADHIVGTSDATGVDATLPRAVQSYYHCAIAAGHGKDGWPSLYEVIRKR, from the coding sequence GTGCCCGAGCCGACGTTCGCGCCCTACGCCACGGAGACGTTCGACACGATGTCGTACTTCCTGCGGGGAGTCGCCGAGCAGCTCGAACGCGGCGAGTACCCGGGCGACGGGGCGTCGGCGACCGTGATGGGCGCCACCGCCGACCACATCGTCGGCACCAGCGACGCCACGGGTGTCGACGCCACGCTGCCTCGTGCGGTGCAGTCCTACTACCACTGCGCCATCGCGGCGGGCCACGGCAAGGACGGCTGGCCCAGCCTGTACGAGGTGATCAGGAAGCGGTGA
- the fmdA gene encoding formamidase, translated as MPEVKFSVDQSRRFAEQEVRGHNRWHPDVPAAVTVRPGDEFRVECREWFDGTIYNDDSANDVRDCDLSMVHQLSGPIAVEGAEPGDLLLVDILDLGPVPQEQGPVAGQGWGYTGIFARDNGGGFLTDHFPDAYKAVWDFHGQTATSRHLPGVSFVGIAHPGLMGTAPSAELLSRWNGREGDLIATDPSAVPPLALPPEPHNALLGSLSGEEFDRVAAEAARTAPPRENGGNQDIKNLSRGSRVFYPVFVPGAKLSLGDLHFSQGDGEITFCGAIEMGGYIDLHVDVIKGGMEAYNVETPLFIPGRVEPRYSEFLAFAGLSVTESGEQRYLDSQLAYKRACLHAIDYLTTFGYTREQAYLFLGAAPIEGRLSGVVDIPNSCATVYVPVDVFDFDPRPSSQAPRKVDRGQCAVSSG; from the coding sequence ATGCCTGAGGTGAAGTTCAGTGTCGATCAGTCGCGTCGGTTCGCCGAGCAGGAGGTGCGGGGTCACAACCGGTGGCATCCTGATGTGCCTGCGGCGGTGACGGTGCGTCCCGGGGACGAGTTCCGGGTGGAGTGCCGGGAGTGGTTCGACGGCACGATCTACAACGACGATTCGGCGAACGATGTGCGGGATTGTGACCTCTCGATGGTGCACCAGTTGTCGGGGCCGATCGCGGTGGAGGGTGCCGAGCCTGGGGATTTGTTGCTTGTGGACATTCTCGATCTGGGTCCGGTGCCGCAGGAGCAGGGTCCGGTGGCGGGTCAGGGTTGGGGGTACACGGGGATTTTCGCGCGGGACAACGGTGGGGGGTTCCTGACCGATCATTTTCCCGACGCGTACAAGGCGGTGTGGGATTTCCACGGGCAGACGGCGACGTCGCGGCATCTGCCGGGGGTGTCGTTCGTGGGGATCGCGCATCCGGGGTTGATGGGGACGGCGCCGTCGGCGGAGTTGCTGTCGCGGTGGAACGGTCGTGAGGGTGATCTGATCGCGACGGATCCGTCGGCGGTGCCGCCGTTGGCGTTGCCGCCGGAGCCGCACAACGCGTTGCTGGGGTCGTTGTCGGGTGAGGAGTTCGATCGGGTGGCGGCGGAGGCGGCGAGGACGGCGCCGCCCCGGGAGAACGGTGGGAACCAGGACATCAAGAACCTGTCGCGGGGTTCGCGGGTGTTCTATCCGGTGTTCGTGCCGGGGGCGAAGTTGTCGTTGGGTGACCTGCATTTCAGTCAGGGCGACGGGGAGATCACCTTCTGCGGCGCCATCGAGATGGGCGGCTACATCGACCTGCACGTGGATGTGATCAAAGGTGGGATGGAGGCGTACAACGTGGAGACTCCGCTGTTCATCCCGGGCCGGGTGGAGCCGCGGTATTCGGAGTTCCTGGCGTTCGCGGGGTTGTCGGTGACGGAGTCGGGTGAGCAGCGGTATCTGGACTCGCAGTTGGCGTACAAGCGGGCGTGCCTGCATGCGATCGACTACCTGACGACGTTCGGGTACACGCGGGAGCAGGCGTATCTGTTTTTGGGTGCGGCGCCGATCGAGGGCCGGTTGTCGGGTGTGGTGGACATTCCGAACTCGTGTGCGACGGTGTATGTCCCGGTGGATGTGTTCGACTTCGATCCGAGGCCGTCGTCGCAGGCGCCGAGGAAGGTGGACCGGGGTCAGTGTGCGGTGAGCAGCGGTTGA
- a CDS encoding glycoside hydrolase family 28 protein translates to MTPTRTTAVVTAVLLATTLTAGAAADQQVPGERGDWAHAMRIVRDIAAPSIPDRDYLVTDFGAVGDGRTDSHDAITAAIAAAHTDGGGRVVLPEGTWRSDGPLHLESHIELHVSDGAHLIFGPDPADYLPAVHTRWEGTEMYGYSPLIYAHDVHDVAITGNGVIDGNPDSEFHTWTDKQDADVQALRRMGFDGVPLEQRQFGEGHHLRPSMIQIFDAERVLLADYTVRNSPFWINHLVYTDDAVVRGLTVDSHNPNNDGVDVDSSTDVLIEHNTFRTGDDSVVVKSGRDKDGRDIGRPSRNVVVRHNDMGGEDGIALGSEMSGGISHVYFTDNTLRSGAAAIRFKGNLDRGGTVEHIRVRNFDIDSFERLIWFQLDYPGELGGDFPPVYRDIVFSDFTVTSADTLLEIHGPDAAPLRDVTLRNITVAHTDTPMILDNVEDLTFDGVTVAGQRVDGTLHWR, encoded by the coding sequence ATGACCCCCACCCGCACTACAGCAGTAGTAACCGCGGTGCTGCTCGCCACCACCCTCACCGCCGGCGCGGCCGCCGACCAACAGGTGCCGGGGGAGCGGGGCGACTGGGCGCACGCCATGCGCATCGTCCGCGACATCGCAGCACCCTCCATCCCGGACCGCGACTACCTCGTCACCGACTTCGGCGCCGTCGGCGACGGCCGCACCGACTCCCACGACGCGATCACCGCCGCCATCGCCGCCGCCCACACCGACGGAGGCGGCCGCGTCGTCCTCCCCGAAGGCACCTGGCGCTCCGACGGCCCCCTCCACCTCGAAAGCCACATCGAACTGCACGTCTCCGACGGCGCCCACCTGATCTTCGGACCCGACCCGGCCGACTACCTCCCCGCCGTCCACACCCGGTGGGAAGGCACCGAGATGTACGGCTACTCACCCCTCATCTACGCCCACGACGTCCACGACGTCGCCATCACCGGCAACGGTGTCATCGACGGCAACCCCGACAGCGAGTTCCACACCTGGACCGACAAACAGGACGCCGACGTACAAGCACTGCGCCGCATGGGCTTCGACGGCGTCCCCCTGGAGCAACGCCAGTTCGGCGAAGGCCACCACCTACGCCCCAGCATGATCCAGATCTTCGACGCCGAACGCGTCCTGCTCGCCGACTACACCGTCCGCAACTCGCCCTTCTGGATCAACCACCTCGTCTACACCGACGACGCCGTCGTCCGCGGCCTCACCGTCGACTCCCACAACCCCAACAACGACGGCGTCGACGTCGACTCCAGCACCGACGTCCTCATCGAACACAACACCTTCCGCACCGGCGACGACTCCGTCGTGGTCAAGTCAGGACGCGACAAGGACGGCCGGGACATCGGCAGACCCAGCCGCAACGTCGTCGTCCGCCACAACGACATGGGCGGCGAGGACGGCATCGCCCTCGGCAGCGAGATGTCCGGCGGCATCAGCCACGTCTACTTCACCGACAACACCCTGCGCTCCGGCGCCGCCGCCATCCGGTTCAAGGGCAACCTCGACCGCGGCGGCACCGTCGAACACATCCGCGTCCGCAACTTCGACATCGACTCCTTCGAACGGCTCATCTGGTTCCAGCTCGACTACCCCGGCGAACTCGGAGGCGACTTCCCACCCGTCTACCGCGACATCGTGTTCTCCGACTTCACCGTCACCAGCGCCGACACACTGCTGGAAATCCACGGACCCGACGCCGCGCCCCTACGCGACGTGACACTGCGCAACATCACCGTCGCCCACACCGACACCCCGATGATCCTCGACAACGTCGAAGACCTCACCTTCGACGGCGTCACCGTCGCCGGGCAACGCGTCGACGGAACCCTCCACTGGCGCTGA